The Acidobacteriota bacterium genome has a window encoding:
- a CDS encoding [LysW]-aminoadipate kinase yields MIVIKVGGSQGIDLDFVCDDLASLWKAGMHLVLIHGAGREADELGSRLGHPSQHLTSTQGFTWRRTDRNTLEIFAMASVGKVNILLVERLQRLGVNAMGLSGLSGRLMEGTRKETVRIIENGRQRILRDDYTGRVERVNGALLLALLNMKYLPVIAPVGISYRGEAMNVDGDRAAAVIAGTLHAEKLVILTNVPGLMRNFPDESSLIARIEKRNLTDSISFAEGRMKKKVLGASEALDLGVKQVIFADGRIEHPIQRALEGRGTIIE; encoded by the coding sequence GTGATCGTCATCAAGGTGGGTGGTTCGCAGGGGATCGATCTCGATTTCGTCTGCGATGATCTTGCTTCGTTGTGGAAGGCAGGGATGCACCTTGTTCTCATACATGGAGCGGGAAGAGAAGCCGATGAACTCGGCAGTAGACTCGGTCATCCCTCACAGCATCTGACTTCCACGCAAGGCTTCACCTGGCGCCGTACCGACCGCAACACTCTGGAGATCTTCGCCATGGCTTCAGTGGGCAAGGTGAACATTCTCCTCGTCGAACGGTTACAGCGGCTCGGCGTGAATGCCATGGGCTTGAGCGGGCTCAGTGGAAGACTGATGGAGGGAACGCGCAAGGAGACGGTACGCATCATCGAAAATGGAAGGCAACGCATCCTCCGGGATGATTACACCGGGCGCGTCGAAAGGGTGAACGGCGCTTTGCTGCTTGCGCTTTTGAATATGAAATACCTTCCCGTCATCGCGCCGGTTGGAATCAGCTATCGGGGAGAAGCAATGAACGTGGATGGGGATCGTGCGGCAGCAGTGATCGCCGGAACGTTACATGCGGAGAAGCTTGTGATCCTGACGAACGTCCCTGGCCTGATGAGAAATTTTCCGGATGAATCTTCTCTAATAGCACGTATCGAAAAACGGAACCTCACAGATTCCATCTCCTTCGCGGAAGGAAGAATGAAGAAGAAAGTTCTGGGAGCATCCGAAGCTCTCGACCTGGGTGTCAAACAGGTCATCTTTGCCGATGGACGTATCGAACACCCAATCCAGCGTGCACTCGAAGGCAGAGGCACCATCATCGAGTAA
- a CDS encoding aspartate aminotransferase family protein: MDVSNTQSSVHSKAEAPSSSNMKTEEIIGLESKFASGVYSKRPIAIVRGEGARLWDSEGREYIDCVGGQGSANVGHANPEVIQAVKDQIARLTVATELFFNDQRAALMDRLVRIAPLGINRIFLCNSGAEAVEGAIKIARYHTKRTEIIAMMRGFHGRTMGALSATWDPKYREPFEPLVPDFRHIPFNNLDRAEKLIGEKTAAVLTEVVQGEGGVRPVYMDFIHGIEKLCRERGALLIIDEVQTGFGRTGKMFALEHFNISPDLVSVAKSLAGGLPMGAVLISDQIRPLEPQMHGTTFGGNPVLCAAARAALNFIIRRNLPEQAAVLGRFMLDRLARIRSPLIREIRGMGLMIGIELKMKVTPILQALMDNGVLALPAGPNVLRLLPPLVIERRDLEIVAAKLEEVLPKTGSPVVEENRHE; encoded by the coding sequence ATGGACGTATCGAACACCCAATCCAGCGTGCACTCGAAGGCAGAGGCACCATCATCGAGTAATATGAAAACTGAAGAGATCATCGGCCTGGAATCAAAATTTGCAAGTGGAGTTTATTCCAAGAGACCCATCGCCATAGTTCGCGGAGAGGGAGCCCGTCTCTGGGACAGTGAAGGACGAGAGTACATCGATTGTGTTGGAGGCCAGGGAAGCGCCAACGTCGGCCATGCGAATCCTGAAGTGATCCAGGCTGTTAAAGATCAGATTGCCCGATTAACTGTGGCAACAGAGCTCTTCTTCAACGATCAAAGGGCAGCGCTTATGGATCGGCTTGTGAGGATCGCTCCTTTGGGGATCAACCGGATCTTCTTATGCAATTCCGGCGCAGAAGCTGTCGAAGGTGCCATCAAGATCGCCCGCTACCACACAAAACGAACGGAGATCATCGCAATGATGAGAGGTTTTCATGGCCGCACCATGGGAGCTCTTTCCGCAACATGGGATCCTAAGTATCGCGAGCCCTTCGAACCTCTCGTGCCGGACTTCAGACACATCCCCTTCAACAATCTTGATAGAGCAGAGAAGCTGATAGGTGAAAAGACGGCAGCAGTTCTTACAGAGGTCGTTCAAGGAGAAGGGGGCGTTCGCCCCGTTTATATGGATTTCATCCATGGGATTGAGAAACTCTGCCGGGAGCGGGGTGCCCTTCTGATTATCGATGAAGTGCAGACGGGGTTCGGCAGGACCGGAAAGATGTTTGCCCTGGAGCACTTCAACATCTCGCCTGATCTTGTATCGGTTGCCAAATCTCTCGCGGGTGGGCTGCCCATGGGAGCCGTGCTGATCAGCGACCAGATTCGGCCGCTGGAACCACAGATGCACGGAACCACGTTCGGTGGGAACCCCGTCCTCTGTGCCGCAGCCAGGGCGGCGCTGAATTTCATCATTCGCAGGAATCTCCCGGAACAGGCCGCGGTGCTTGGAAGATTCATGCTCGACCGGCTGGCGCGCATAAGATCTCCGCTCATCCGGGAAATAAGAGGCATGGGGCTGATGATAGGAATCGAGCTGAAAATGAAGGTGACTCCCATACTTCAGGCTTTGATGGACAATGGAGTGCTTGCGCTTCCTGCAGGTCCGAATGTCCTGCGCCTGCTGCCCCCGCTCGTCATAGAGAGAAGGGACCTGGAGATCGTAGCCGCTAAACTGGAAGAAGTTCTCCCCAAAACAGGAAGTCCAGTAGTTGAGGAGAATCGTCATGAATGA
- a CDS encoding porin, whose product MKAKGTWLLFLMMLIAAFLAFPANLKGEDLPEDSLHGEELQGENQPEKNTTQEEIAEVKDEIKGLSETLSEIKTDVEKMKKIKISGYIQAQYENHQESEEGLDSKGKPANYDNFLIRRGRVKVEFDATKKSKYVLQIDAAKDKVTLKDAYVELKAADYFKLTFGQFKWPFGYEILQSSSQREMPERAKVIRELFPGERDRGIKFSGEIKKFDYQIGLFNGTGVEDKTFTWQDPDNNKDVVARLGADFGKIRFGLSGYSGEELVVGRAATPGSTTWYDADHDGSIDEGEYKTIDPKPATPDIEYDKERYGTDIQWYFEIPRAGGGTFKAEYIQGKNRGKDVEGWYALFVQNLGKRNAFAFRVDNWDPDTNLDDDELMTYIPAWLFYWDANLKLTFAYEMPREKEGFKVDNNVFTFRIQYKF is encoded by the coding sequence ATGAAAGCAAAAGGAACATGGTTACTTTTCCTGATGATGCTAATCGCAGCGTTTCTTGCATTTCCAGCAAATCTAAAGGGAGAAGATCTTCCTGAGGATAGTCTGCATGGTGAGGAGCTGCAGGGTGAGAATCAGCCGGAAAAGAATACGACACAGGAAGAGATTGCAGAGGTCAAAGATGAGATCAAAGGGCTTTCGGAAACTCTTTCCGAAATCAAGACCGATGTGGAGAAGATGAAGAAGATCAAGATCTCGGGATACATCCAGGCCCAGTACGAGAACCACCAGGAATCGGAAGAAGGGCTTGACAGTAAGGGAAAACCGGCCAACTACGATAATTTCCTCATCAGGAGAGGTCGAGTGAAAGTGGAATTCGACGCCACGAAGAAATCCAAGTATGTTCTTCAGATCGACGCGGCAAAGGATAAGGTTACCCTCAAGGACGCTTACGTCGAGCTCAAAGCCGCCGATTACTTCAAACTGACGTTCGGTCAGTTCAAGTGGCCTTTCGGATATGAGATCCTTCAGTCCTCTTCCCAAAGAGAGATGCCGGAAAGGGCAAAGGTCATCAGAGAGCTTTTCCCGGGAGAAAGGGACAGAGGGATCAAGTTCTCCGGAGAGATTAAGAAGTTCGACTATCAGATCGGGCTCTTCAACGGAACAGGGGTTGAGGATAAAACCTTCACCTGGCAAGACCCGGACAACAACAAGGATGTCGTCGCGAGGTTAGGCGCGGACTTCGGGAAGATACGATTTGGATTATCTGGATATTCCGGAGAGGAACTTGTCGTCGGCAGAGCCGCCACGCCGGGAAGCACAACCTGGTACGATGCGGATCATGACGGAAGTATAGATGAGGGAGAATACAAGACGATCGACCCGAAACCTGCAACACCCGACATTGAGTACGACAAGGAGAGATACGGCACTGATATCCAGTGGTATTTCGAGATTCCGCGCGCCGGAGGCGGCACATTCAAAGCCGAGTACATCCAGGGGAAGAACAGGGGCAAGGATGTCGAGGGGTGGTATGCCCTCTTTGTCCAGAACTTAGGCAAGAGAAACGCCTTCGCCTTCCGGGTGGACAACTGGGATCCTGATACCAACCTCGATGATGATGAACTTATGACATACATACCCGCATGGCTCTTCTACTGGGATGCGAATCTGAAGCTTACCTTCGCCTATGAGATGCCGAGGGAAAAAGAGGGATTCAAGGTTGACAATAACGTTTTCACCTTCAGAATTCAGTACAAATTCTGA
- the argC gene encoding N-acetyl-gamma-glutamyl-phosphate reductase codes for MKVSIVGASGYTGGELLRILLHHPYVEITQVTSESHTGEYVYQTHPNLRRQTTLKYTSPDQLKSCDILFLALPHGEAQKNIEHFASLALKVIDLSADFRLRHLSLYEKLYGAHQAPSWLDRFVYGLPELHREEIREARYISSVGCNAAASILALLPSVRADLIDRNKPIIVDIKVGSSEGGNSPSPGSHHPERAGAIRTYSLTGHRHAAEVEQELQLDYVHLTVTSVGVVRGVLAAAHIFLKDRLTDKELWKIYRSVFHEEPFVRIVKERTGIHRVPEPKILAGSNYADLGFELDTETGRMVCLCAIDNLMKGAAGTAVQCMNLMCGFEERAGLEFPGLHPI; via the coding sequence ATGAAAGTCTCAATCGTTGGTGCTTCGGGTTATACGGGAGGAGAACTTCTGCGGATACTTCTCCACCATCCGTATGTGGAGATCACTCAGGTCACTTCGGAATCCCACACTGGAGAATATGTCTATCAGACGCATCCAAATCTCCGGAGACAGACCACTCTCAAGTACACATCACCGGATCAACTGAAATCCTGCGACATTCTCTTTCTGGCACTGCCTCACGGTGAAGCGCAGAAGAACATCGAACATTTTGCTTCTCTGGCCTTAAAGGTTATCGACCTCTCGGCCGATTTCCGGCTGCGACATCTGAGCCTTTATGAAAAATTGTACGGGGCTCATCAGGCTCCCTCATGGCTGGACCGGTTCGTCTACGGGCTCCCTGAACTCCACCGCGAGGAGATCCGTGAAGCGCGTTACATCAGCAGCGTCGGCTGCAACGCCGCTGCGAGCATCCTCGCTCTGCTCCCATCCGTGCGAGCGGATCTCATTGACCGGAATAAACCGATTATCGTAGATATAAAGGTCGGATCGAGCGAAGGAGGAAACAGTCCGAGTCCGGGTTCTCATCACCCGGAACGGGCCGGAGCGATACGGACATACTCTCTCACAGGGCATCGGCATGCCGCGGAAGTGGAGCAGGAGCTTCAACTCGATTACGTTCATCTGACCGTCACATCGGTAGGCGTCGTTCGGGGAGTCCTCGCGGCAGCACATATCTTTCTGAAGGACCGCCTTACCGATAAAGAGCTGTGGAAAATCTATCGTTCCGTATTCCATGAGGAACCTTTCGTTCGCATCGTGAAGGAGCGAACGGGCATTCACCGGGTACCCGAACCAAAGATCCTTGCGGGATCGAATTACGCCGACTTAGGATTCGAACTCGACACGGAAACAGGCCGCATGGTCTGCCTCTGCGCGATCGATAATTTGATGAAAGGGGCGGCGGGAACTGCCGTCCAGTGCATGAATCTCATGTGCGGATTTGAGGAGAGGGCCGGGCTGGAATTCCCTGGCCTTCATCCCATTTAG
- a CDS encoding [LysW]-lysine hydrolase, producing MNEVELLDGLLRIYSPSQNEEEAVGYLVAQMQEAGFDAFRDDAGNATGILGHGSREFVLLSHIDTVAGFIEVRREGDRLHGRGAVDAKGPLCAFIGAAARAGYREGWKIIVIGAVEEEYPTSKGAHFAGTQYKPDFCIIGEPGGWDCLTMGYRGSLLFDYTLRKMTSHSAALIQPPCEEAVTFWQRLKRYTLDVNSDKSRHFDQLQPVLLEMRSEADGFQEGAMLRINVRLPLQTDIQKLKDKVKKLADGADISFLAETASFRADKNNDLVRAFLSAIRSSGGSPRFKLKTGTSDMNILGPIWNCPIVTYGPGDSRLDHTSSESIDLHDFKRSIAILTEVLEKLTQ from the coding sequence ATGAATGAAGTGGAACTCCTTGATGGTCTTCTGAGAATCTACAGCCCCTCTCAAAATGAGGAAGAGGCAGTTGGATACCTTGTGGCTCAGATGCAAGAGGCAGGATTTGATGCCTTCCGAGATGATGCAGGAAATGCCACCGGCATCCTTGGGCATGGGAGCCGTGAGTTCGTTCTTCTGAGCCATATCGACACTGTCGCCGGCTTCATCGAGGTCAGGCGGGAAGGTGACCGGCTGCACGGCCGGGGAGCGGTCGATGCGAAAGGCCCACTCTGCGCTTTCATCGGCGCCGCTGCCCGGGCAGGTTACCGCGAGGGATGGAAGATCATCGTCATCGGAGCCGTGGAGGAGGAATATCCAACATCAAAAGGAGCTCATTTTGCAGGAACACAATATAAACCCGATTTCTGCATCATCGGAGAGCCGGGAGGATGGGATTGCCTGACCATGGGATACAGGGGAAGCCTGTTGTTCGACTATACACTCAGGAAGATGACATCGCACAGCGCTGCTCTGATCCAACCACCCTGCGAGGAAGCTGTTACATTCTGGCAACGGCTTAAAAGATACACTCTCGATGTCAACTCAGACAAAAGCCGTCATTTTGATCAGCTGCAACCTGTATTGCTGGAAATGAGATCAGAAGCGGATGGTTTCCAGGAAGGGGCGATGCTTCGCATCAATGTTCGCCTTCCGCTTCAAACAGACATTCAGAAACTAAAAGATAAGGTGAAGAAACTTGCAGACGGCGCGGATATTTCCTTCCTTGCGGAAACAGCTTCTTTCCGCGCCGATAAGAACAACGACCTCGTGCGCGCGTTTCTTTCGGCGATAAGATCCAGCGGCGGGAGTCCCCGCTTCAAACTAAAAACTGGAACATCGGACATGAACATCCTAGGTCCTATCTGGAATTGCCCGATCGTGACATATGGTCCTGGCGACTCGCGCCTCGACCACACTTCTTCCGAATCCATCGACCTCCACGACTTTAAAAGATCCATCGCCATCCTGACCGAAGTCCTCGAAAAACTCACGCAATGA
- a CDS encoding phosphate ABC transporter substrate-binding protein, whose product MFNLRSIFMVTAAILLAAVLLLLSGSAVHAAKNVITMKGSDTMVILAQRWAEIYMDNHPDITLQVTGGGSGTGIAALINGTTDICNASRPMKDSEKKKLRDRFYTTGVEISVAKDGIAIYLNASNPVAELSLQQLRDIFTGRITNWKDIGGENAKIILYSRESNSGTYVFFKDNVLKGEDYHAGAQTLPGTAAIVNAISRDMHGIGYGGVAYAKGVKFCRVKKDASSQGYEPNLETVSSGNYPISRDLYFYLRNKPSGIIKNFVDWALSPEGQKIVTEVGYFPVH is encoded by the coding sequence ATGTTTAACTTAAGAAGCATATTTATGGTAACGGCAGCCATCCTTCTTGCGGCTGTGCTGTTACTCTTGAGCGGAAGTGCCGTCCATGCAGCCAAGAATGTAATCACAATGAAAGGTTCTGACACTATGGTCATCCTGGCGCAGCGGTGGGCAGAAATATATATGGATAATCATCCTGATATCACGCTCCAGGTGACAGGAGGAGGCTCGGGAACGGGAATCGCCGCCCTCATCAACGGCACGACCGACATCTGCAACGCCTCTCGGCCGATGAAGGATAGTGAGAAGAAGAAGCTCCGGGATCGCTTTTACACTACCGGTGTGGAGATCTCCGTTGCCAAAGACGGGATCGCTATTTACCTGAATGCGAGCAACCCGGTTGCCGAGCTTTCCCTCCAGCAACTCCGCGATATCTTCACCGGAAGAATCACCAACTGGAAGGATATCGGGGGTGAGAACGCAAAGATCATTCTCTACTCGAGGGAAAGCAATTCTGGAACTTACGTCTTCTTCAAGGATAACGTCCTTAAAGGGGAGGATTACCATGCCGGCGCCCAGACTCTGCCTGGAACAGCAGCCATCGTCAATGCCATTTCAAGGGACATGCACGGTATAGGATACGGTGGAGTCGCCTACGCCAAAGGGGTCAAGTTCTGCAGGGTGAAGAAAGACGCATCGAGCCAGGGGTATGAGCCGAACCTCGAAACAGTCAGCTCCGGGAACTATCCAATCAGCCGCGACCTCTACTTCTATCTAAGGAATAAGCCATCAGGAATCATCAAGAACTTTGTGGATTGGGCACTATCTCCCGAGGGGCAGAAGATCGTCACGGAAGTAGGCTATTTTCCTGTTCATTAA